One Megachile rotundata isolate GNS110a chromosome 5, iyMegRotu1, whole genome shotgun sequence genomic region harbors:
- the LOC100881309 gene encoding uncharacterized protein LOC100881309 has product MNAIKKRLQTLKIEKDLAMDRADMCDQQAKEANRREEKLRDEVRELAKKLVQMERDLELSKAQLEKSNRDLEQKERVYIVTQSELAVLNRKMQQCLQNLEKSEERRLTAQTKLAQAMETAEDAKRICKVLENRSKQDEERMDQLMAQLKEARLIAEDADTKSDEISRKLAFVEDELEAAEERVKSSEAKITEREDELFIVGNILKSLEVSEEKANQRVEEFKAQLKDLKVKLKTAEKRAIIAEKMVKVFSKELDAREDFLFREKEKYKYICDDMDSTFAELTGY; this is encoded by the exons ATGAACGCGATCAAGAAACGCCTGCAAACCTTGAAAATCGAGAAAGATCTGGCGATGGACAGGGCCGATATGTGCGATCAACAGGCGAAAGAAGCGAATCGACGAGAGGAGAAGCTCAGGGATGAGGTCCGGGAACTGGCCAAAAAGCTGGTGCAGATGGAACGCGATTTGGAACTGAGCAAGGCTCAATTGGAGAAGTCGAATAGGGATCTTGAACAGAAAGAGAGAGTGTATATCGTG ACACAGTCGGAGTTGGCAGTTTTGAACAGAAAGATGCAGCAGTGCCTGCAGAACCTAGAAAAGTCTGAAGAACGTCGTCTAACGGCGCAAACAAAGCTCGCGCAGGCAATGGAAACGGCGGAGGATGCGAAACG TATCTGCAAAGTTTTGGAAAACAGGAGCAAACAAGACGAGGAGAGAATGGATCAACTAATGGCTCAGCTGAAAGAAGCGAGACTTATCGCCGAAGATGCTGATACAAAGTCGGACGagatttctcgaaaattagcctTTGTAGAGGATGAATTAGAGGCTGCTGAGGAGAGGGTGAAATCTAGCGAAGC GAAGATCACGGAACGGGAGGATGAACTGTTCATTGTGGGCAATATATTGAAATCTTTGGAAGTGTCGGAAGAAAAG GCCAATCAAAGGGTGGAAGAATTTAAAGCTCAACTAAAAGACTTGAAGGTGAAATTAAAAACTGCAGAGAAGCGAGCTATCATCGCAGAAAAGATGGTTAAAGTATTCTCCAAGGAACTGGACGCGAGAGAAG ATTTCCTGTTCagggaaaaagaaaaatacaaatacatCTGCGACGACATGGACTCCACCTTCGCCGAATTGACTGGATATTAG
- the LOC100881420 gene encoding tropomyosin has product MEAIKKKIATLKKEMDAANETVETNESKARSENMRADKLNDEVRDLQKKLAQLERDYEVAKANLERSTADLEQCEKSWSRAEQNRTTLTKRVQEIEASLTKKEELRLTAQTKLGRASELADDARRMCKVLEDRSRLDEERMEKLMQELKDARLIAEDADAKSDEISKKLQLVEEELEGAEERVKTSEAKIIEREDELFIVQNIVKSLEVSEEKANQRVEDFKLQLKELKKKLRAAEKRAILAERTVKKLLKEVDMKEDELREEKEKYKAVCDDMDATFAEMTGY; this is encoded by the exons ATGGAGGCGATTAAGAAGAAGATTGCGACGTTGAAGAAGGAGATGGACGCCGCGAACGAGACTGTGGAGACGAATGAAAGTAAAGCGAGATCGGAGAACATGCGAGCAGACAAGTTGAACGACGAAGTAAGGGATCTGCAGAAAAAGCTGGCCCAGCTCGAGCGAGATTACGAGGTCGCTAAGGCAAATTTAGAACGATCTACGGCTGATTTGGAACAATGTGAAAAATCATGGTCCAGG GCAGAACAAAATCGAACTACTTTGACGAAGAGAGTGCAGGAGATCGAGGCGTCACTTACGAAGAAGGAAGAACTGCGTCTCACTGCTCAGACGAAGCTTGGACGGGCCTCAGAACTTGCTGATGATGCGCGAAG AATGTGTAAAGTGTTAGAAGACAGAAGTCGGCTAGACGAGGAGCGTATGGAGAAGTTGATGCAAGAACTAAAGGACGCTAGATTAATAGCGGAGGACGCTGACGCGAAGTCCGACGAAATCTCGAAGAAGCTGCAGCTCGTTGAAGAGGAATTAGAAGGCGCTGAGGAGAGAGTGAAGACCAGCGAAGC GAAAATTATAGAACGAGAAGATGAGCTGTTCATCGTGCAGAATATTGTGAAATCCTTAGAAGTATCCGAAGAAAag GCTAATCAACGAGTAGAGGACTTCAAACTGCAGCTGAAGGAGCTGAAGAAGAAGTTGAGGGCGGCCGAGAAGCGCGCTATTCTTGCTGAGAGGACGGTGAAGAAGCTGTTGAAGGAAGTCGACATGAAGGAAG ACGAACTCAGAGAAGAAAAGGAGAAGTACAAGGCTGTCTGCGACGACATGGACGCCACGTTCGCGGAGATGACAGGATATTAA